The Lycium ferocissimum isolate CSIRO_LF1 chromosome 10, AGI_CSIRO_Lferr_CH_V1, whole genome shotgun sequence genome window below encodes:
- the LOC132035243 gene encoding uncharacterized protein LOC132035243, with product MDTQIPISSQDLMSPNTIDEFQDLEVIQFDEDTLRELLYEVEQELNCDNIVQDCVTQPMVIDMDPNFAQIEEEELVIDDFEWLEMMELSHADTIACPEGVNEIFDVGEFAFDFSHFCSSIPLEEIGYDALWQDSS from the coding sequence ATGGATACACAAATTCCTATTAGCTCTCAAGATTTGATGAGTCCTAATACTATTGATGAATTTCAAGATTTGGAAGTGATACAATTTGATGAAGACACACTAAGAGAACTACTATATGAAGTAGAACAAGAACTAAATTGTGATAATATTGTACAAGATTGTGTAACACAACCAATGGTGATTGATATGGACCCGAATTTCGCGCAAATTGAGGAGGAAGAGCTTGTAATCGACGATTTCGAGTGGCTAGAGATGATGGAATTGTCTCATGCAGATACAATAGCCTGTCCAGAGGGAGTGAACGAGATTTTTGATGTGGGAGAATTTGCATttgatttttctcatttttgctCTTCAATTCCTTTGGAAGAAATAGGATATGATGCCTTGTGGCAAGACAGCTCCTAA
- the LOC132035244 gene encoding uncharacterized protein LOC132035244, whose translation MDAQIPISSQDLMSRNTIDEFQDLEVIQFDEDTLRELLYEVEQEPNCDNIVQDCVTQPMVIEMAPNFAKIEEEELVIDDFEWLEMMELSHADTIACPEGVNEIFDVEEFAFDFSHFCSSIPLEEIGYDALWQESS comes from the coding sequence ATGGATGCACAAATTCCTATTAGCTCTCAAGATTTGATGAGTCGTAACACTATTGATGAATTTCAAGATTTGGAAGTGATACAATTTGATGAAGACACACTAAGAGAATTACTATATGAAGTAGAACAAGAACCAAATTGTGATAATATTGTACAAGATTGTGTAACACAACCAATGGTGATTGAAATGGCCCCGAATTTCGCGAAAATCGAGGAGGAGGAGCTTGTAATCGACGATTTCGAGTGGCTAGAGATGATGGAATTGTCTCATGCAGATACAATAGCCTGTCCAGAGGGAGTGAACGAGATTTTTGATGTGGAAGAATTTGCATttgatttttctcatttttgctCTTCAATTCCTTTGGAAGAAATAGGATATGATGCCTTGTGGCAAGAGAGCTcctaa